GTGGCATATACTACTTTAGTCGCTTCAGAAATGGTAGCAGCAACATCAGGTATTGGATGGATGGTCATAGATGCATCCAGATATTTAAAAAGCGATGTAATGTTTGTAGGCATCATAATTATGGGAATAACAGGTATATTGATTGATTTGGTATTGAAGTTCTTAGAAGAGAAGCTAGTATACTGGAAAAGTTATGTCTAAGTATAAGGGAAGAGGGGGGCACTATATGCAAAAATATATTAAAACTAATATTGTAATTTTACTGATAATATCTTTATTATTTTTACTAATGGGATGTAGTAAAAACTTAGGTATCTCTACACAAGAACATAAATCTGATACATCAATGCCAAAAGAAATAAATATTGGAATTTTGAGAGTGCCTAATGATGAAACCATCGCAATTTCTCAAAAAATATATGACAAGTACTTCACAGATAAGGGTATAAAATGCAACTTTATAGTTTTTGATTCAGGAGTAGATGCCAATAAGGCATTTGCTTCAAAGAGTATTGACTTTGCAACCATGGGAAACACAAATGGAATAGTGGCATTGTCTACTGGACTTGATGTAGAGCTGATATGGATTCATGAGGTACTTGGCGAAATAGAAGCTTTAGCAGTTAGAGAGGAGCTAAATATTAATCAAGTGGAAGAACTTGAAGGTATGAAAATAGCAACAACCTTTGCTTCCACATCACATTATACTCTGCTTAATGCTCTTAGGAAAGCAGGTATTGAAGATAAGGTACAACTTTTAGATATGCAGACAGCAGATATAGTAGCAGCATGGGAAAGAGGGGATATTGACGCAGCATATACTTGGCAGCCTTCTCTTGGAAAGCTACTAGAAAAGGGTGGAAAGATCATAGTATCAAGTGAGGACATGGCAAAAGAAGGCTATATAACAGCAAATGTAAAGCTAGTAAGGAAAGAATTTGCAAAAAAATATCCTGACCTAGTCGCTTCTCTAATAGCATGTTTGGCAGAAGGTGCAATGATATATGGAGAAGACCCTCAGGAAGGTGCAGAAATTGTATCAGAGGAGCTTCAAATAAAGCCTGAAGATGCTTTAAAACAGATGGAGGGGGCCATATGGCTTTCTCTAAAAGAGCAACTAGAGAGTGAATACTTAGGGACAAGCAGTTCAACAGGCAAGTTTTCAAAAATTATGAAGGATACAGCAGATTTCTTAGCACAACAAAAATTCATCAGTAAAGTTCCGACACAAGAAGAATTTGATAAATTTATAAATCCTAGCTATATTGAAAGAGCTATAGAGATTTTAGAGTCAGCTATCTAAAGATTTAACACTTATGGTAAGCACTTTAATGCTATAGCTACAAGATATATATAAAATGTATTTTGTGCTTCTATAGATTTTAATTCTGTTATTCATAACAGGCGAAAAGCTTGTATGGTAGGCAAGTTAAAATTCGTTATTTGTGAAAGGAGATGAATAGCTAAGATTTAACTAAAAGTCTGACTTCCTTATCGCTACAAGCTGTAAAGACAATTTAGTATTAAAAAATTATTTAAGGGGGATAAAATTAAATGTTAAAGGAGTCAAGAGTATATAAGCAAGCTTTACTGTTGGTATTAATTGTTATTTCATTAACATTTTCTCTAATTGGTTGTCAATCTGAAACTACAGTACAAGAAGGTCCTAAATATATAGATAGAGCTTTAACACCTGAGCAATTTGAAGCTAAGCTTGCAGAAGGAGGTGCAATAGTAGTAGATATAAGAAGAGCTGAAGAACTAGAAGAAAAGGGCAAGTATAAGGATTCTATTCATGTGCCAAATGAGATAATTCAGGAAAATCAGGACGAAGCAGCGAAACTATTACCTGAAGATAAAAATACTACACTACTAATCCACTGTGCTGTAGGAGGAAGAGCATCTAAGGCAATAGATGTTGTTATAGACAAACTTGGATATAAAAATGCATACTACCTAGCTAGTCCTATAATTTTTGATGAAGAGGGGAATATTAAAGATTATGTTCAGAGAGCTCTAACCCCAGAACAATTTGAAGTGAAATTAAAAGAAGATGTTGTTGTAGTAGACATAAGAAGAGCAGATGAACTAGAGAAAATGGGGAAATATAAGGATTCTATCCATGTACCAAATGAATTAATTAATGAAGATTTAGAAGCTGCTTCAAAACTGCTTCCTGAAGATAAGAATACTCTTATATTAATACATTGTGCTAAAGGTGGAAGAGCATCAAGTGCTATCGATAAAATTGCGTATGATTTAGGATATAAAAATGCATACTATCTCAATAGTCCTATCTTCTTTAATGCAGAAGGAGAAATTACTGGATATGTTGGAGAGGACACTCAAGGAGCGCCTTCTACAGACGAAGGATGTGGCAATTAAATTTCAAGATCTTTTGCATAAAAAATAGCATAAATACTAAATCAAAATTACCTCTAGCTATTATTAGGCTAGAGGTGATTTTTGCTTTCTCTGAGAAAAATAAAGGAAAAGAGGCAATTATAGAGAAAATATATGCTAAGCTATTATATATAAATTTCATAGGGATTCGAGTTATTAACTTGTAGTGGAGGAGAAAAGCATGGAGAATGTAAGAAAAGATAATATAATCATAGATATTCAAAATGTAAGCTTAACTTATGAAACCAAGAAAAAGCCAATTATAGCCATTAAAGATATAAGCCTACAGATTAAAAAAGGTGATTTTTTATGTGTATTAGGGCCCTCTGGATGTGGCAAAAGCACTTTGTTAAGAATTATAGCTGGTTATTTGAAACCCACTTCGGGAACCTGCCATATGCAAGGCGAACCCATCACTGGTCCTGATTGGCATAGGGGAGTTGTTTTCCAATCACCTACCTTATATCCTTGGATGAGTGTCAGAAAAAATGTAGAATTTGGACCTAGAATGAAGAACTTATCAGAAGAAGATATTGAACGTATAGGAAGACACTACCTAGAACAAGTTGATTTAATAGATTTTAGTGACAAAGCTACATTTGAGCTTTCAGGAGGTATGAAGCAAAGAGTAGCTTTAGCTAGAGTTCTAGCTAACGAACCTGAGGTTATATTAATGGATGAACCCTTTGGTGCTTTAGATGCACTTACAAGAGTAAATATGCAGAAATTAATTCGAGATATCTGGATGGAAAATAAGAACACTATTTTTATGATTACCCATGATATAGATGAAGCACTGTCACTAGGAACGAGGGTTTTAGTCATGTCAAAATCTCCAGGCAAAATACTAAAAGAATTCAAGCTCGATTTTACTTATAAAGCAAAGGAAAGCAAATACGGACGTGTTAAAATTGATGAAAAATATATGGATATCAAAGAAGAAATATTGGATATGATTAGCCAAAGATAAAGCCGATGAAATTACATACTATAGAACCTAAAATAAGAGCCGAGGAAAGTTTTGTTTGCCATATAGACGTATCTGACAAACAAAACTTCCCTTTAGCATATTAGCCCTTGTACAGTTTATTGCCCTATTTCTAGATGATGATTTTGCTTAGATAAAATCCCCTTTTTAATTAATAGTCTTATAAGAATAAAAATAGAAACAGATAATATAAAAGTTACAATAATTCCTCCTTCAGGGCCAAATGCGCCACCTGTTATCCAAGCTGGTCCTGTTAGTCTAGTCTCGATAATACTTGCTTTTCCCATAATCATACCACTTACTGGTAATCCCAGAACATTTCCCATAAACCAATTCCAAATAGAGTGCTGTGCAAATATTCCCCATAAACATTGATCATTTAAGGCATACAAGGCTGCAAATACTCCATACAGTATTAGATTAACAATTGATAATAAGCTAATATTAGGATTTAAAATATGTAAAAAACCAAAGAAAGCGGAAGATAGAATAATTGCAGTAGATACTTTATAATGTTTCGATAGTACAGGCATCATCCATCCTCGAACAACTACTTCTTCACTTGCACCTTGAATCATAAAACCTATTAAAAATAGAAAAACTAGACTTATAGCAGAAGTCCCAAAACCAGCAGTAGCATGAATAGGCTCGGATACAATCTCAGCCAAACCAAATAGTAAAACAACTATAAAGTAGAATAATTGCATTGCAATAGCAACTAATGAACCGATTAGATATTTTTTCAATTTTTTATTACTTCTAAGTCCTATAGATGCAAAAGGCCTTTTTTCAATAAACTTTATGTAGATAAAAAAACTAAATATTACAGCACCTGTAGAAATTATTAATGAAATCCACTGAAAAAATGGGCTGCTTTCAATAGTTAGAATATTACTTATGGCACCTGTAGCAAGTGCAATTATAGCAAAAACAATTCCTGTAATAAATGTAATTATAAAAGTTGGTATAATTTGAACTGCAACTGCTATTAGATAGATAATGAACCAAAAAATATATTTTTTGCTTCCAATTTTATCATAACTTCGTTTAGTAGTTTCATTAAATAGCTCAAGATATGTTTTTTCCTTTTTAAAACAATACATAAAAAGTCCTCCTTTAAAATTTTTTTCTGATAAAATCATCTCATTATGGGAATACCGAGATGATTTTATTATAGTTATTATTTGTTCAAAAAGCAATTCAGCAACTGATATAGACAATAAATGTATGTGGTAGGTGACTGAGTAATTTAATCACTCTATACTTACTAATAAAGTAAGTTACTTATAAGTGGGAAGCTAGTCAATATCTATATAACATATAAGAACAAAACATTTACTACTCTACTTGTCAAATTATATGCAATATATTACAATATGAAATGATTGCCTTAAAAATGAGTAACTTTTTAGGAGATGAATAAAAGGTTAAATTTTTTATCAATCTAGTTTAATAAAAAGTATTTGGGTATAATTAATTGAAAAGGAAACATATTTGAGGGGGAGAAGTTTGTGAAGCTAAAAATAAACATGGAAATTAGATTCATAATATCTTTATTATTTTCTATTATAGTTGCTGTTTTTGCTATTCAGAATGCAGGAAACGTTGAGATTAATTTTTTATTTGCTAAATTCACCATTTCTCAGGCAATAGTTATATTGGCTTCTGCAATAGTAGGAGCTTTAATTGTGCTTTTACTTGGTCTTATAAAGCAAATAAAGCAAAATATGAAAATTAAGCAGCTAAATAAAGAAATAGAGAGCATTATAGAAGAAAGAGATAAGCTTCAGACTAGAGTAGATGAACTAACATCTGGTAGTATACAAAACGAGGAAACAGTAGAAGAAACTATAAAAGAATTGGATTTGGATGATGTAAATTATACTGAGTTTAAGAATAATAGTTCAAATGAATAGTAGCATATTTTATATAATTCATGATAATGAATAAGACCTAGGTGGGTAATTTAGTTGAAAAACTATTTTTACTATGGTAGAATTGCAGCGGAAGGAGTGATAGATTATGAAGAGATTCTTAGTAAAACATCCGAATACTATTAATAGCGTGTCATTTCTGAACCCCATGTTCGTTTTGTCAACATGACAAGGTGATAATCCTTCATGGCATGAGGAAAAAATATAAATTTGTTATCATTTCACAAAGCTACTTGAATATCTAGTCTCACTATACATATTAAGTCCCTAGGTATAAGAAGTAATGGTTTTTGTTAAAGATAACAATATATGCCGATATATCAAGGGCTTAATCAAATACTATAAACTTCCAATTTATAAAACTAAATAAAACACCCTTAACCTAATCATTACTTATCATTTAGGTTTAGTTTTAGTGCCAATGATTAAGTATAATAAAAAAACAAAACATTAAAAAAAGAAGAGGAGAATGATTGTGAAAAAAAACATTTTGTTAATCATGTTACTGATTTTGACCATGGTTATAGCTGGTTGTACAAGTGATAACCCAAAGGTAGATGAAGATTCTAAACCACAAGAAAACATAGTAGAAGAACAAGGACAAGAACAAGAAGATAAACTTGATTTTCAAGGCAGGACAATGAATGTTGTTACTACATCTGAAAAATATTCAGAGTTATTTGATGCATTTGCAGAAGAAGTAAATGCTAAAGTTGAATTCTTATCTATGAGTAGCGGTGAGGTAATTGCTAGAGTAGAGGCAGAAGGTGGAAAACCAATGGCTGACCTATGGTTTGGTGGTGGACTAGACGCTTTTATGGCAGCTAAGGATTCAGGCTTACTTGAGCAATATGTTCCAAAAGAAGTAGATAAAATTGATAGCCGATTTGTAGACAGCGAAAATTACTGGATATCAAAAGGTCTAACAGTTGTTGGATTTTTAGTAAATGAAGAATATTTACAAGAAAAGAATCTAGAAGTTCCTACAACTTGGACTGACCTTGCAGACCCTAAATATAAGGATGAAATAATAATGTCAAACCCAGCGATATCAGGAACCAACTATGGTGCAGTAAAAGGTATACTAGATATGATGGGTGAAGAAAAAGGCTGGGAGTACCTTGAAAAGCTAAATGAAAATATTCCTTTCTATGGTAAGAGAGGAAAGGATCCTGAAGAAAAAGTAGTAGCAGGAGAATTTGCCATTGGCATCGTTCCAGCAGACAAGGCATCATTTGATGTAGCAGAGAAAAACAACTTAACAGTAGTCTATCCAGAAGATGGAATTCCATGGGTACCAGA
The sequence above is drawn from the Proteiniborus sp. DW1 genome and encodes:
- a CDS encoding rhodanese-like domain-containing protein, whose protein sequence is MLKESRVYKQALLLVLIVISLTFSLIGCQSETTVQEGPKYIDRALTPEQFEAKLAEGGAIVVDIRRAEELEEKGKYKDSIHVPNEIIQENQDEAAKLLPEDKNTTLLIHCAVGGRASKAIDVVIDKLGYKNAYYLASPIIFDEEGNIKDYVQRALTPEQFEVKLKEDVVVVDIRRADELEKMGKYKDSIHVPNELINEDLEAASKLLPEDKNTLILIHCAKGGRASSAIDKIAYDLGYKNAYYLNSPIFFNAEGEITGYVGEDTQGAPSTDEGCGN
- a CDS encoding type II CAAX endopeptidase family protein; amino-acid sequence: MYCFKKEKTYLELFNETTKRSYDKIGSKKYIFWFIIYLIAVAVQIIPTFIITFITGIVFAIIALATGAISNILTIESSPFFQWISLIISTGAVIFSFFIYIKFIEKRPFASIGLRSNKKLKKYLIGSLVAIAMQLFYFIVVLLFGLAEIVSEPIHATAGFGTSAISLVFLFLIGFMIQGASEEVVVRGWMMPVLSKHYKVSTAIILSSAFFGFLHILNPNISLLSIVNLILYGVFAALYALNDQCLWGIFAQHSIWNWFMGNVLGLPVSGMIMGKASIIETRLTGPAWITGGAFGPEGGIIVTFILSVSIFILIRLLIKKGILSKQNHHLEIGQ
- a CDS encoding ABC transporter substrate-binding protein, producing MKKNILLIMLLILTMVIAGCTSDNPKVDEDSKPQENIVEEQGQEQEDKLDFQGRTMNVVTTSEKYSELFDAFAEEVNAKVEFLSMSSGEVIARVEAEGGKPMADLWFGGGLDAFMAAKDSGLLEQYVPKEVDKIDSRFVDSENYWISKGLTVVGFLVNEEYLQEKNLEVPTTWTDLADPKYKDEIIMSNPAISGTNYGAVKGILDMMGEEKGWEYLEKLNENIPFYGKRGKDPEEKVVAGEFAIGIVPADKASFDVAEKNNLTVVYPEDGIPWVPEGVAIFKGGDGVDIAKAFIDFMLRDENQKKLSELDGKDSAQMIKEGIEGYDLGLPEDKLIDQDISTFGTMRESILSRWEELTKGK
- a CDS encoding ABC transporter ATP-binding protein; its protein translation is MENVRKDNIIIDIQNVSLTYETKKKPIIAIKDISLQIKKGDFLCVLGPSGCGKSTLLRIIAGYLKPTSGTCHMQGEPITGPDWHRGVVFQSPTLYPWMSVRKNVEFGPRMKNLSEEDIERIGRHYLEQVDLIDFSDKATFELSGGMKQRVALARVLANEPEVILMDEPFGALDALTRVNMQKLIRDIWMENKNTIFMITHDIDEALSLGTRVLVMSKSPGKILKEFKLDFTYKAKESKYGRVKIDEKYMDIKEEILDMISQR
- a CDS encoding ABC transporter substrate-binding protein — encoded protein: MQKYIKTNIVILLIISLLFLLMGCSKNLGISTQEHKSDTSMPKEINIGILRVPNDETIAISQKIYDKYFTDKGIKCNFIVFDSGVDANKAFASKSIDFATMGNTNGIVALSTGLDVELIWIHEVLGEIEALAVREELNINQVEELEGMKIATTFASTSHYTLLNALRKAGIEDKVQLLDMQTADIVAAWERGDIDAAYTWQPSLGKLLEKGGKIIVSSEDMAKEGYITANVKLVRKEFAKKYPDLVASLIACLAEGAMIYGEDPQEGAEIVSEELQIKPEDALKQMEGAIWLSLKEQLESEYLGTSSSTGKFSKIMKDTADFLAQQKFISKVPTQEEFDKFINPSYIERAIEILESAI
- a CDS encoding LapA family protein is translated as MKLKINMEIRFIISLLFSIIVAVFAIQNAGNVEINFLFAKFTISQAIVILASAIVGALIVLLLGLIKQIKQNMKIKQLNKEIESIIEERDKLQTRVDELTSGSIQNEETVEETIKELDLDDVNYTEFKNNSSNE